The bacterium genomic interval AAATCTGAGGCAGTAATATTCTCTCCTATAGAATTAACTTTCCCACACCCTTGTTTATAGACTTGGAATATAGGGGAGGACTTGTACTCTTCGCCCCCTTTGCTGTAGAGATTAAACACATTTTCTGAGGAAGAGTTACGGAATATTCTTAAGAATTGTTTAGACGCTCTTTCTGCTTTTCTAATTGCCCCAAATTTTATGATGATTACATACCAGGCTAATACAGAAATTGCAAACAGCGAGAGCACAATTATTCTTCCAACCCAGCCTGAATGTTGAAACGACAGAATCAAACTGCTGTTCATAGCCCTTCATACTCCTTCTAGATGACAATAAAAATATACTATAAATTGTCATAACACACAAGTAAGTAATTCTCCATCAGATTTTTCTTGACACAATATTATCTATATGCTAAATTATGTGCAAATGGACAAATGCGTTAATGAGTAATATGAGCACCATTGATTTAGAGAGTGAAAAACCTTTATATCTTCAGATGAAAGAAATCCTGAAGGAAAGATTTCTTTCTGGTAAAAAAGATATTACTAAGCTTCCCACCGAAGCTGAACTTGCCTCTGAATATAATGTTAACAGAATGGTGGCCCAGAGGGCAATTAAGCAGTTGTGTAAGGAAGGATATCTTTACAGAAGACCAAGACTTGGTACATTTATATCACGAAAGAAAAGAGAGACATTACAAATAGCATATTATGAAATGCCCGTCTACTCCATGAAGAAAATATTTTCTCTGTTTGAAAAATCGCATCCCGACATCTCTATTGAAGGGACAGAGCTTCATGCTTCAGAAGAATACTCCAGAAATATAGAAAACATGATTTCGAGTAACAATGTTGATATTATAAAAGTAAGTGAATCATTGTTCAGGGGATTTGATGCTACTAATCAATTTTTCTCTTTAAACAGCTATGTTAAAGAGTCTAAAAAAGACACTTATATTGAACCATGGGACGCATTTAAATCTGCAAATACTTATTATGGTTTTCCGATTGCCTTCTCACCTGTAGTAATGGCTTACAACAAGGACTTATTTGATAAGACAGGTGTTGGCTATCCAGAGGATGGATGGAACTGGGATGATTTTCTGAATAAGGCAAAAAAGCTAAATGATTCTAGTCAATATGGATTTTTGTTTTCCTCAAGTCTTAATCGCTGGCCTGCTTTTATTCTTCAAAACGGCGGAAAACTACTTAGGGATGACGGAAAGTCTTTTAATCTATCCAGCACTGAATCTCAGGAAGCAATAGGTTTCATACAAGACTTAATGCACAAATGGAAAGTAGCACCTGCATTTGGACATTCATCAGAAAAAACATCATCTCTTTTTCCAAGAGGTAAGATAGCCATGATGATGGAAAGTTACTATGGATTTAGTACTCTTAATAAGATCAAAGATTTTTTATGGGATATTGCTTCACTCCCTGAGAAAAAATGCAAGGCAACAATACTTTTAGCTGATGGATTTGCAATATCAAAAAAGACCACAAATTTTAATCTGGCTTTAGAATTTCTTGAATTTATTCAATCTCAGGCAGTACAAAAGTATATCAAAAGCTGTAGCAATCTTGTTCCTGTTAATAAGGATATAGCTGAAAAAAATTATAGATGGATTCCCCAAAATTACAAAATATATAAACAGATTTTGCCTTATGCTGAGCTTTTAAATTTACCTTTCTCGAATCCTCAGACAGAAATACTAAAGGAAGAAACAAATCTCCTATGGCACGGGCTGCAGAGTTATAAGGAGACTTGCGAGCATATAAAAAATCGGCAAAACACAAAATAATGTTTAGGACATTTGGATTTAGAATTTAGGATTTGGGATTTAGAGTTTAAGATTTAATGTAAACGAAGGGGGGTGATTAAAATTGATACTTACGCTGACTATATTCTGCGGATGGAGCATAGGTTTAACCTTGACCAGAGAAAAGATGATATCCGTTATCTTCTTGGTGGATATAATGTCAGTAATTCTATTGCTTTTGCCTGTAATTACGACTATTCCCCAGAAACTACCAGCAAACTTATCAATCAATCTTTTAAAGATAATTTTCGGCTTCCTTACTGGGTCGGGCAGGATGTATTCTTGACAGAAAGGCCGAAAACAGTTGGACAAAAGTTTTATCCTGAAACTGAAACGCATAAAATTATGTGGAAAGAATATTTCCCTGTTCTCAACCGATTAATGAAGGATAGAAGGAAGAAAAATCTTAAGCGGAAATAATCAGGAGCATATTATGGATAAAGAGATTAAAGAAGTTTTAATTCAGAGAAAAATAAATGATAGGCAGAGTCTGCAAAGAAGAGAAACAGAGGATTTTCTGACAGCAGAAATTGAGAAATATCCTATAAGGCAGAAAAAATACTGGAAAAGAGATTACTCCTCCATAGAGAAGTTTCTATCTTCAGTAGAACCTAATAGAAAAAGATGGTTAGAGACATTGGGCGATTTCCCTGAAGCATCAGAAGATTTTGAAGTTGAAGAAGAGCCATTCTTAGAAGATGAAGACATGATTGCCAAATGGGTATCGATAAAACTCTTTAATAATCTCAGAGGAAGAGCAATCTTAGGTTTACCCAAGGGGATGAAGGAGCCTTCTCCTCTCATTATCTGCCAACATGGACATGGTTCTTCTCCCGATGGTGATGTATTTGGTCTTATAGACAAAGCAAACTTTTATGACAAGTATGGCTATAAGTTGATAAGGGAAGGATTCGCTGTTTTAGCCCCGCTTAATATTACGATGACCAAACCAATGGCAAAGTCTAATAGAATGGCTTTGCTTTTAGGAAAGAGCCTATTCGGTCTGGAAATCTTTAAAATAAGAAGACTCATTGATTATGTCTCCCGTCTTGAAAAAATTGATAAAAATAGAATTGGGATGTGGGGCCTAAGTAAAGGTGGAACCTATACTCTCTTTACTCTTCCTTTGGAGAAAAGAATAAAGGTAGGTATCATCTCTGCCTTCTTCAACCATAGAATCAAAAAGATGGTAATTGAAGACCCAAGGTATTCTTGTTTTCTTGTGACTGATGAAGAGCATATGTTTCTTCCCGGCTGGCTAAGAGAATTTACCGATTCTGATTTAGTTTCTTTAATCTGCCCTCGCCCTTTAATGATTCAAACAGGGAAAGCCGATGGTGTCTCATGGTGGCCATTTGTTCTTGAAGAATTTGAGCACTCAAAAGAGCACTATAAGAAACTAAAAATAGAGCAAAGAATTGAGATATGCCTGCATAATAGTGGCCATGAGATTCGGTTTGAAGAAGGATTAAAGTTTTTAAGAAAATGGCTGTGAGAATTGGCCGCTAAGGTAGTCGATTTATGCCTTGAACGGAGAGTGGAATACCAGCGATGGAAGCGGATAAAGCACGATTTTTTATTGATACTTTGGCTAGCTATCGAAGGCAATATGAAATAGCAAATAGCAAATGAAATCTTATGGGGACATGAATAAATCAAGGAATAGATTATGACAAGTAAAGAAAGAATAATTAAAACGCTTAATTTTCAGAAGACAGACAGAATATCAATTACAGAAATGAGTTTTTGGCCTCAAACTCTGGAAAGATGGCATAAAGAAGGATTGCCAGAAGATGTTAGTCCACATGAGTACTTTAAAATGGATCTAATTAAAAACTGCTGTTTTAATAAAAAGCCATATGAAGAAGAAATTATAAAGGAAACTGAAGAG includes:
- a CDS encoding extracellular solute-binding protein, yielding MSNMSTIDLESEKPLYLQMKEILKERFLSGKKDITKLPTEAELASEYNVNRMVAQRAIKQLCKEGYLYRRPRLGTFISRKKRETLQIAYYEMPVYSMKKIFSLFEKSHPDISIEGTELHASEEYSRNIENMISSNNVDIIKVSESLFRGFDATNQFFSLNSYVKESKKDTYIEPWDAFKSANTYYGFPIAFSPVVMAYNKDLFDKTGVGYPEDGWNWDDFLNKAKKLNDSSQYGFLFSSSLNRWPAFILQNGGKLLRDDGKSFNLSSTESQEAIGFIQDLMHKWKVAPAFGHSSEKTSSLFPRGKIAMMMESYYGFSTLNKIKDFLWDIASLPEKKCKATILLADGFAISKKTTNFNLALEFLEFIQSQAVQKYIKSCSNLVPVNKDIAEKNYRWIPQNYKIYKQILPYAELLNLPFSNPQTEILKEETNLLWHGLQSYKETCEHIKNRQNTK